The Candidatus Paceibacterota bacterium genomic sequence TGCTCACTATGTTTGATGGACGAACCCGTCTGGCAAATGACGTGGCAGCAAGTGTGCGCTCGCACTTCCCGCAAGAGCTTATTGATATTCCAATTCCGCGAGCCGTACGAATTTCTGAAGCGCCCTCATACGGGCAAACCGTTATGACATATGACCCGGTTTCTCCAGGCGCAATTGCTTATATGCAGATTGCCAAAGAAATTTCCGAACGCGGTAAAGGTTTTGATTCAAATGTGGTCAGCGTCAATTATTCAAAAGGAGAGAGCGCATGAGTGTTAAGCGCGGTGGACTAGGTACAAACCTCGATGCATTAATTCCGACTTCTTTAACGATTGCTGGCGCGGAAGTTGCGCAACAGAATGAAGTGCCGATTGATTCCATTTCGCCAAATCCTAAGCAGCCACGAAGAGTTTTTGATGAAGACACTTTACGAGAGCTAACCGCCTCTATTCAAGAAGTGGGATTACTTCAACCACCTGTTGTACGCGAAATTTCATACGGTCGCTACGAACTGATTATGGGTGAGAGGAGATTCCGCGCTGCCAAAGCAGCTGGTCTTAAATCTATTCCCGTCATCATTCGTCAAACCTCTGACGATGAACTTCTCCGCGAAGCGCTCATCGAGAATATTCACCGCAGTCAACTAAATGCGTTAGAGGAAGGCGCGGCATACTCACAACTTTTGGATGATTTTGATTGCACACACGAAGAATTAGCGCGACGTTTGGGAAAATCACGACCTCACTTAACAAACACAATGCGTCTATTAAATCTTCCACCTACCGTGCAGAGAAAAGTAGCGGCAGGCGTGCTTTCCGCTGGCCATGCACGTGCACTTTTAGGCTTAACTGATGAAAAAGAAATTGAAAATCTTGCCAACCGAATTGTTTCTGAGGGTTTAAGTGTGAGAGCGACTGAGGAGATCATTGCAACTGGACTTGCGCAAACAAAAGTAAAGAGAAGAGCAAGTAGTAGTAACAATTTGCATATGACCGATGTTGAGGAAGACCTCTCTGACTATTTTGATACGAGGGTTGGAGTGCAATCGGGTAAATCCAAAGGGAAAATCGTGATCGAATTTTCTGGCACTTCAGATCTCAACCGAATTGTTTCTCTCATTAAGAAAAAATAGACTACTTATTGATTTCAAAAGCACTGCTTCGCCGGGAGATTTCTTCCTTAACGACGTTACTCAATGCCTTCACTCCTTCACGGATTCGCTCAGGCGTTGGATGGCAGTAGGACAGCCGCATTGCCCAACTCCCGAACCCATCAGCATAAAAGGCGGTTCCCGGCACGTAAGCAACTTTCGCAACAATCGCCTTTGGCATCATTAGCTTCGTATCAATTTCCGGAGGTAAGTTAACCCAGACATAGAATCCACCTCCAGGCTTGGTCCACGTTGCAGAGGCAGGGAAGTACTCCTCAAGAGATTCCAGCATTGCGTCCCGACGAACTTTGTAGAGTTGGCAGAAAGAAGCGATCTGATCCCGCCAAGGTTGATCGGCCAAATAATTTGAAATCGTAAGTTGTGTGAAATTTGAAGGGCAGAGAATGGAAGACTCGCTTGCGATAACTAGTTTCTCCTTGAGTGATGGAGGAACCAAAGCCCAACCAACCCGCAGGCCGGCGGCAATCGTCTTCGAGAACGACCCAAGGTAAATGACATTCTCGGTGTCTTCAGCCCTCATCGCATTTGGCGAAGGTCGGTCAAAACCAAGCAGACCGTACGGATTATCCTCAACTACAAAGATTTCCTCTGCGCGACAGATTTCGAGTATCTCAGTCCGTCGATCCGCTGGAAGAAGTACACCGGTCGGGTTTTGGTAATTAGGAATTAGATAAAGAAATTTGATCGTGCGGCCACTGGCTCGCACCGAACTTATTGCTTGACGGAGGGCTTCTGGGACTAAACCTTGACCATCGAGTTCGACATGCACAACTTGTGCCTCATATTGATGAAAGGTGCCGAGAGCTCCAACATATGAAGGAGCTTCTACAAGGACGACATCGCCTGGATCGATAAAAATACGTGAAATGAGGTCGAGCGCCTGCTGCGATCCGGTAGTGACAATGACATCGTCAGGGTTGGCTCGAATTCCTTCGAGAGCCATCACTTCACATATTTGTTCCCGTAATTTTGGATGACCCTGTCCGCTTCCGTACTGCAGAGCTTCAGCACCATTTGTGAGAATCAATTTACTGACGACTGATGCCATCATCTCCATGGGCAATGCAGATAAGTTCGGCATGCCGCCGGCCAACGAGACAATTTCTGGCCTGGATGCAACAGCGAAGAGTGAACGAATTTCACTTGGTTGCATTCCCGCAGCGCGAGAGGCAAAACGCTTCTCTAGATACTGAGGGTCTCCAGATTGATAACGAGCCGTCGGGTTGGACATTCCGCAAGTCTCCCATACTTAAATGGAGGCGCGACGACCTAAAGAGTTACTTGCGAAGCCCCGCCTTCTGAAGATCGGAAATTCTCAACGTTCCTGTCTTAGCATCATCTTCGGATGCTAGGTAAAGACGTTGAATCGCAATCACTATTGCCTCAGCCAGGACATCTCGAAAATCAGAACGCTCTAGTCGCGAGGCATCTCCGCGGTTGGTGAGATACCCAAGATCAATACGCACAGTTGGGGATTTGGTAAGCCGCAATAAATCCCACGTTTTGGGATGCGTGCGGCAGTTGAGGAGATCGGTACGGGCGCATATTTCTCGTTGAACCAATGAGGCAAATCGTTCACCAACAACCGAGTGGACACCGTGCGTCTCGCTGCCGTAGTAATACGTTGCGACTCCATGTGCATTTTCGTTTTTGTAGGAATCTGCATGGAAAGAGAGAATGAGATCTGCCCCAGCCTGATTTGCAAAAGCAATTCGCTCGGACTCACTTGGCTCATTCTGTGCCCCCCGTGTGAGAAAGACACTCACTCCTAGAGCTAGAAGTCGACCTTCTAGTCTTTGGGCGACGTCGTACACTGTTGTGGATTCATTAATACCATGGGCACTGACGCCGCGATTCTTTCCTCCACCGCTGGGATCTAAAACAATTACTTTATTAGCAAGGGAAGGACCTCGGTCATGCTGCATCGCGCTCTCACGCAAGATAGAGGGGGTACCTCCCGAGACGGTTCTTGTGAGGCGGATGAGCGCTGTGATTGTGGCGGGCCCACATTTTCCATCAGTTGTGACGCCAACTGACTTTTGAAATTCACGTACCGCATTCTCTGTCTTTACTCCATATACGCCATCAACTCGACCGCAATCAAATCCCATGTCGGTAAGGCGGGCTTGTAGGGTCGCAATGTCGTCGCCACGAAGAAATGGAGGTTGTTGGAGATAAAGCGAACGGTCGCCAAGTTTCCACTGCGCCTCTTCAAGAGCCCGCATCGTTACAGAGTTCACGACGCCCGTGATATCGAGGCCGCGATTTTGTTGGAAGGTGCGAATTGCATTGACGGCGCTTTCATCTATTGACGGCGGGTGCACGACCAATAAACCCAACCGATTGAGAATGTTTATAACATGGGTCACATCGTCAGCAGTGGAATCTTTGCCGATCAAACGATCATCCATCCTGAGGACCCTAACTATTTAAGCAAACCACAGAGCATTTCATTTAACGTAAGAGCGAACTCTCAGACCAATTCTAAAGAAAATTTGCGAGATCTTTGAGAAGTGCCGGCTTGGGCTTAGCTCCGATAATTGACTTAACAATCTCCCCATTAACAAAAACCGCAAGAGTTGGAAGCGAGGTGATCCCATATTTGACGGCGATCCGAGATTCTTCATCGGTATTCAATTTCACTACCTTCAATTTACCGACGTACTCTTTGGCAATCTCTTCCAGAATAGGAGCAACTGCGCGGCAAGGCCCACACCACTCAGCCCAAAAATCCACAAGTACTGGCGTAGAACTCTTTAAAACCTCTGCATCAAAAGTTGCGGTTGTTACTTCTTGTGCCATTCTTATTCCTCTCGCGATTCCAAATACCTAGGATACTGGTGCAAATCCAATCTTGTCCGAATGAAACCAGCGACTTATCTGTGTGAGAGGAATCGCTCGGCATCTAGAGCTGCTTGACAACCAGAACCTGCGGCCGTGATCGCTTGGCGATACACATGGTCAACCAAATCCCCACAAGCAAAGATACCTTCTTGATTGGTAAGCGTTGATCGATCAATTACTTTCACATAACCTTCGTCATCGGTTTCGATCTGGCCCTTAACAAGTTCACTGCGTGGATCGTGCCCAATTGCAACAAAAAGTCCAGAGAAGGCCCGCGTCGTGAGTTCGCCAGTTACAGTGTTGCGAAGTTGTAATGAATCCACTTTGTTCTCACCAAGGACATCGACCACCTCGTGATTCCAAAGGAATTCAATTTTCGGGTTTGCAAACGCACGCTCGGCCATAATCTTGGATGCGCGAAGCGAATCTCGACGATGGATAAGAACTACCTTGGAGGCAAAGCGCGTAAGAAATGTTGCTTCTTCGATAGCCGAATCTCCGCCACCGACAACAGCAATCTCTTGATTGCGGAAGAAGAAGCCGTCGCACGTTGCGCACCATGAGACACCTCGTCCAGAAAGGCGCTTCTCATTAGGAAGTCCAATCTCCCGAAAGGCAGACCCCATAGCGAGAATTACCGCACGAGCATGAACTATGTTTCCAGAACCATCCTTGAGCACCTTAGTCTTTGACGCAAGATCCATCTCGACAATGTCATCAGTGATCAACTTCGTGCCGAAGCGTTCTGCTTGCTTCCGCATCGATTCCATGAGATCTGGACCCATCACACCTTCAATGAACCCTGGAAAGTTTTCAACCTCAGTTGTATTCATTAAAGCGCCACCGGCAGTGACCGAACCTTCATAGAGGACTGGAGATAGTTGGGCACGCGCGGCATAGATTGCGGCCGTGTAGCCAGCTGGTCCCGAACCGACAATGACTACATCGTGGATCTTCTGATCAGAGTTCATAATGCTATTATAACAATATTCCAAAAAAGTTTATTCCCGCGGTTCGGCATTTGGCTTACGGCGAGTGCTGAGCATTCGGTTGAATTGATTTGCCACTAATCCCCGAGTAATTACGATTTCATGTATATGCATAGCGCGGGCGACAAAGTAATACCCAAAAAGGCTAACCACCATCACGAAAAACAATTCCGAGACTCTCGCAATAGTTGAAGAAGCATCAACCCAAGAGAAATATTGAGTAACTCCAAAGATTGGGACCATAGCGATTAGGGCAGAACCCCAAAGGCGTAGATGCTGCGAGAAAAAATCACTAATTAAAATTGGTCCAACGTGTCTCTTCAAAAGTGCAAGTGTGACAAGAAGCCCCACGATATAACTAATTGAAAAAGCTAAACCAAGTCCGACTGTTACCCATTTACTACTGAGTACATTTAAAGAAAGGTAGGAAAGAGCGACGGAAATAATATTAATAATCAGAATAGAAAGTACTTGCGTCCTGGTATCTTCAAACGCATTAAATCCTCTTATGAGGATAATGTTTATGCTAAATGCAACCAAACCAACTCCGAGCGCAGAGAGCACATTTCCAATGTAGACAGCGTCGGATTTTGCGATTCCAAAGAAGAGAACGCGAGTTATAAGTGGTCCAAACAAAAGGAAGGCGACCCCACTGGGAACTGTAAGAACACCTACCATCTTGATTGCGCGAATCAACTGTTCGCGCACCTCAGTACGTTTATTGTCAATTGCCAATTTAGACAAATGAGGAAGCAGTGCAGTAACGAGTGAAATCGTAACTATCGAGTAAGGAAGCATCATAATAAGGAAAGCGTTGCTAAAAGGCGTGAAGCCAACTCCCGTTTTTACCCCCTCTTGCGCAGATCGAACCGCAGCGCTGGTTGAAACATTGACGGTTACTAGATAACCAAGTTGTGAAATAAGGACGTAGATAAGGGTCCATCCTGCTAGAGAGAAAGACCTCCCCAATCCTTGCAAGCCGAACTTAGGCACAATTCTTAGGCCGGTTCGTTTCACAACAGGGATCAAAATAAGTGCCTGTATCACTACCCCAAGGGTTGTTCCCCAACCCAAGAATTGTGTTTGCTGAGTTGAAATTGAATCTATAGTCAGATGGGGCGACTGTAGAAGGACTGTTAGGAAGATTCCGATCACAACCAGATTATTTACAATTGGCGCCCACATTAAAGGCGCAAAGGATCCCTTAGCGTTCGCCACTTGTCCCAACATAGTAAAGAGCCCTAAGAAAAATATTTGCGGCAGGCAGAATCGAGTGAAGTCCACTGCCAGTTGAAACTCTTTCTCAAAGCCAACATTGGAAAATTCTGGGGCGTAAATTCTTACAAGTGCGGGAGCGAAGAGAATTCCTAGGAGAGCCAGCATGAACAGGATTGAGCTGATAGTTGTTACTAAACGAGAGGCAAATGCTTCCCCCCCGTCTTCATCAGCAAAAGAACGAACAAGTTGTGGAACAAAGATTGCTGTAAGCGCACCGCCAATAAGTAGGTTGTACAAGATGTTTGGCATGGTGTTTGCCACGTTGTACGTGTCAGCCAGGAGGGCAGTGCCAAGAACAGCCACTGCCAAGATGTTTCTTACAAATCCAGTGAGACGCGAGAAAATCGTTCCAAGTGCCATCACGCTCGAGGCGTGGAACATATCGGCCGGTTTCATTTTCGCGACCTTCTGACTCTCCGAATGATTTGAGCTAGGGCTGCTAGTAGAAGAAGTACCGCTGCGCCTGTCGTGAACCATGCCACAGCCGGACTGATAACAGAGAGATTAAGAGTGAGAATTACGGAGTCCCCAACAGATTTTCCGGCTGAGTTTTTGAACTGAGCGAGAACTGCCGTCGAACCTGGAGCTATGACGGTAAAAGGAACTGAGATCTGAGTCTTGGAATTGGCTGGCAAAATGATGTGCTTGTCACCGACAGTGCGAATCCGAAAATTTAATGGAGTGAGTTGGAGTGAGACCGTCACCGGAGAGGCGAAGTCATTCACTAGAGTGATCGGGACGTTTTCATGTTGGGATGTCAGGCGGTATTTACCGGGAACAATTCTCAATTTATGGCGGGTATTTGCTACCGCCTCATTAGCGTTTGAAGCAAAGTAGTGCTGTTCTTGTGCACTCATTCCAGTAGCGAGCAAAATGCCTAATTTCGAGCGCAAAAGATCTAATTGCTCGGCCGGTACAACCGTTGAAAATAAAGCAATTGCTCGTCGATTGGTGGTGTACGAAAGGGTTGTATTGGCGGGGATATAGGTCTTATGAGAGGCCCATCGAAAGCTTCGATTAATTCCGATCTCACGACCAAGGACACGCGCAAGTCTTTTCTGACTAGTTTCGTAGTAGTAGGTGAGTTCAGTTGGAGCAAGGCGTTTAGTCATGGAAATATCAGGGTGTCCATATGGAAGTGCAAAAATCAGATCCGCAGCACTGATGAGCTTGAATTCAGTCAGCCAATCTTGCGCGATCGGATCTGTTTGAGCCATGAAGGAAATCTCTTCAATAAGGGCAGCATCAATCATCCACCGACGTGGTTGCGCAACGGGATTGAAAACCAATTGCCCTAACTGTCCATTGGGGAGAAGTGAAACTGTCAATTCATTATTAAGAGCCACTCCGAGCAGGTCGCTGTGTGGGGAGTTAATAAGTATTACCGTATTGCTTGCCGCCATTGCCGGCGTCGCTGAGAGAAATGGGACACAAGCAAGAAGCATAAGAAGTACTCCCGAGATTACCTTGCCTCTCCTTCTCATTTCGGCAAGTCACCGTTTCGCGCGATCAATTTCTTCTCATCGGGGTAGGCCAGGCGATCAATTATCTCATGGAGTGGAAACCAGGAGACTTCATCCACTTCGGTTACTTGAGGCGCCAGAATTCCGCCCAATTCTCGGAAGAGATAGTGATGAACCGTTTTATGAATGCGCTTCCCGCCTGCCATAAACCAGAAATCAATAATTCCTAAAGCGCGGGAAATTTCAGATTCAATTCCCGTCTCTTCCATGACTTCTCGCAATGCTGCTTGCTCGGGAGTCTCGCCCGCCTCTATGTGCCCCTTTGGGAGAGACCAAAGGAGCCGAACGCGGGCATTGTCTTTCTGATCAATCCGACCGATAAGCAAGCCTTGGGTTCCAGAAGAATCGATCACCAAACCGCCGGCGCTTACCTCATCAATTCGCTTGGTGTGGGTTGAAGCGGTACGAGAATCCCCTTTTGCAGGTCGATGATGGGCCGGATTGGTGGCAGGTTTGAGCGGTAGCGCTGGTTCATTCTTCAAATCAGGAGATTGGGGGGAGCGATTGGCGGGCCTTCTGCGCCGCCTCTTCTTCTTGGTACTTTCGCTGCCCGCACCAGGTGCAGGGATCATGAAGTAAGCGTACTGCTCTAGCCTTATCCATTATGACTAGAGCGCTGGGTGCCGCAGAGGAACTTGCTATTAGATCTTTGATTGAACGGGCTCCCTTGGCGAGTTCTTTAGCGGATGCCTTTAAGAGTGCCGGCTATCGCCTAGCGCTAGTCGGAGGCTCAGTAAGGGACGCAATTTTGGGCCGACTTGGAAATGATCTTGATTTCACGACCAATGCTCCCCCAGAGGTGACGAAAAAGATTCTTAGCCGATGGGCCGAGAATATTTGGGATACTGGAATTGCCTTTGGAACTGTGACAGGAAAACGCGGTGAGACCACCGTTGAGGTTACAACCTATCGAAGTGAAAGTTATGACGTCGATAGTAGAAAGCCAGAGGTGAAATATGGGCAATCTCTCGAAGGTGATCTTTCGCGTCGCGACTTCACAGTGAATGCAATGGCCCTGGAATTAACCCAGGGGGCGCCAATCTTTGTGGACCCGTTTAACGGACTAGAAGATTTAGCGAATCGTCTGCTTCGCACGCCGGGACGAGCAGAAGATTCCTTCTCCGATGATCCACTACGCATGATGCGTGCGGCGCGTTTTGCCGCACAACTTAATTTCATTGTTGCAGAGGATGTCATGACGGCGTTAAAAAATATGGCTGGAAGAATTTCAATCATTTCCGCAGAACGCGTGCGCGATGAATTCTCCAAGTTACTTCTTTCAAAGAATCCCCGTATTGGAATAACCATACTGGTGGAAAGTGGTTTGGCAGACATTGTCCTTCCGGAAATTCCGAAATTAAAGTTGGAAATCGACGAACACCATCACCATAAAGATGTGTACGAACATTCACTTACCGTTCTTGACCAAGCAATCGCGCTTGAATATCGCATAGGCGGAGAAAACTTGGTGAGTCGTCTTGCTGCTCTATTACACGACATTGGCAAACCGAAAACCCGCAGTCATATTGCAGGTGGAGGCGTATCCTTTCATCACCATGAAGTTGTGGGTGCACGGCTTGCGAAGGAACGACTCAAAGCACTTAGATTTGATGGGAAGACGATTGATGATGTATCAACACTCATTGCGCTCCATTTGAGATTTCATGGTTATGGGCAGGGGGAGTGGACTGATTCTGCTGTAAGACGATACGTCCGTGATGCTGGCGATTTACTAGAATACTTACACGTGCTCACGCGCGCAGACTGCACCACTCGAAATAGACGCAAAGCAGAATCTCTAGCTGCCACTTACCTAAGCCTGGAAGAGCGCATTGACGTCCTTATGAAGCAGGAGGAATTGTCAAAGATCCGACCTGATCTAGATGGCGGAGAAATAATGAAGATTCTTGAGATAAAATCTTCACCTGTCGTCGGTGAGGCACTCGCTTTTCTGCTTGAGCTGCGACTAGAGCGCGGACCTTTAGACAAAGAAAAGGCGAAAGAAGAATTGATTAACTGGTGGGCCAAGCAGCGTTAAAGCGTGCAGGTCGCAACAAAACGGCGAATGAGAGTGTGTACACGAGAGAAATCAGCCCAATGACAATTGTTGATTTACCAGAGAAAGGCAGGATTAATGCCGCTAACACTGCCCCAGAGACAATTGCCCCGTTCACGAGCACGTCATAGACGGCAAAGACGCGCCCCCGGAAAATGTCATTTATTTTTGCTTGAACTAAAGCGTCATTGGTGACTTTGAGGCTTTGTCCAAAGAGGCTGGTGAAAAAAGCTGCGATATAAAGGGTTAGTGGGCTAAAGGAGAGAATGAGTACGAGCGGCGATATTGCACTTGCCGCCATCATGTATCTAATCCAGGTATATCTACCATAGCGATCAACCCCGATTGGGGCGACGAGAGCGCCACAGATGATGCCAATGCCAGCGATGGATAAAGCAACAGCTAAACCGGATAGTCCAGATCCAGCATCACTTGCGGAGTGAAATGTGTTGCGTTCCAATAAGAGCGCAACCAGAACGAGTGAAGTGAGACCGCCGCGCTGGATCGCGGTAGCTAATATTCCCCGGGCGGCGTCTTTGTGGATGACGAGAAAATCGAAACCCTCTCGCATTTCCTTTAAGCCTTGTCCAATACTTGCTCCACTTCTCTCATGATCTAAAGGTCCTATCTCATTCTTTTTAAGTCGTAGCGCAAGTAACGCGACGAGAAAATATCCCAGGGCGGCCACGAGCACCAATAAAGCATCTGCCTGATTGGCGTTGTGAAAATTTTCCACGACTTTTCGCAAGCCAAATCCCGCGCCCCCTCCGAGGACAACCCAGAGGGAGCCGCCGGTTACCGCCATGGCGTTTGCAGAGATCAATGAATCAGTATCAATAAGAAGAGGTAAGCCGGCCGAGAGTCCGGCCAGAATAAGTCGGTTGATTCCAAAGGCGGCTAATACTGCAGCCGTAAGTTCTACGCCAGTGTGTCCCCTAAAAACGAGAAGGGCTATCAGTAGAAGATCAACCGAACGCAATAGATTTGCGTAGAAAAGAGCGCGCTGGCGTGAAACACGATCGAGAATCGTCCCCACAAACGGACCGATAATTGAATACGGAAGAAGGACAACGCCGAATGCAAGTGCTGCATCAAGCGCGTTTGCCTGCCGTTCAGGGGAGAAGAGTACGAAAGAAGCCAGAGCGCTTTGGAACAGACCATCTATCATCTGGCCAATCCAGCGGAGCGCAAAGAGTCGTGAGAGTCTCGGGTGGCGCAAAAGCCTCAGGAAACTCAAACTATGCACCTTCGAAGAGTAGTTTCTTTAACTTGAATAATCTCGTTATTCTGTGCGATGTGAATTCGGTACGTGCTTACGTTGACTACACCCTCGATAAGCGCGCAACTTTGTTGGCTCTCTTTCGCGGGAAAGTCGATGCCTGCGACGCGGATCCATATTTATTGAAAGCTGCCAAGTTTCACGGCGCCCGGGTTGAAAGAGCCTGTCCAGTCTGCAAGAAGCGCTCCCTCGTGGAGTTGAGGTACACCTTCGGGGACCAATTGGGACAATATTCGGGACGCATTAAGTCCGATAAAGAGTTGGCCGAGATGGAGAAGGAATTCGGGGAGTTCCGTGTCTACGTGGTTGAGGTCTGCCGAGAGTGTTCTTGGAATCATCTGTGTGCTTCCTTTCTCCTAGGTGATGGGATTGTCAGAAAAGCGCCGAGACGGCAGCGCACGTTAGAAGATGAGGATTGGGTTAAGCGGTAACCTTCACGCGTGCTACGTAAAATCCTTCTCCGAACCGCTATCTTCGTAGGCGGCCTGGGCTTTGTCGCGCTCGCGGCCCTTTTTGCGTTCGCCTATTTCACGGTGGATATCCCTAACCCAAATTCTTTCGTAAACAGTCAAGCGACGATCATTCAGTACTCCAACGGAGTAGAGATTGGGCGACTGGGTGCCCAGAATCGAACCAGCGTTCCGCTCGCCAGAATTCCACTCAATGTTCGCCAGGCAGTTCTCTCCGCCGAAGATCGGAATTATTACTCCGAACAAGCGTTTAGCATCTCGGGGATTTTGCGAGCAGTCCTAAATAATTTACGAGGTGGAGCACTGCAAGGCGGTTCAACGATTACCCAGCAATATGCCAAAACCGCCTTCCTGACACCGGATCGAAACATCCAGCGTAAAGTAAAAGAGTTGGTTATCGCCATAAAGTTGGAGCAGCAGTTATCGAAAGATCAGATTCTCGAAAAATATCTCAACACGATTTACTTCGGCCGCGGTTCGTATGGAGTGGAGACAGCAGCTCAACAATATTTTA encodes the following:
- a CDS encoding MFS transporter, yielding MIDGLFQSALASFVLFSPERQANALDAALAFGVVLLPYSIIGPFVGTILDRVSRQRALFYANLLRSVDLLLIALLVFRGHTGVELTAAVLAAFGINRLILAGLSAGLPLLIDTDSLISANAMAVTGGSLWVVLGGGAGFGLRKVVENFHNANQADALLVLVAALGYFLVALLALRLKKNEIGPLDHERSGASIGQGLKEMREGFDFLVIHKDAARGILATAIQRGGLTSLVLVALLLERNTFHSASDAGSGLSGLAVALSIAGIGIICGALVAPIGVDRYGRYTWIRYMMAASAISPLVLILSFSPLTLYIAAFFTSLFGQSLKVTNDALVQAKINDIFRGRVFAVYDVLVNGAIVSGAVLAALILPFSGKSTIVIGLISLVYTLSFAVLLRPARFNAAWPTS
- a CDS encoding DUF5318 family protein, translating into MNSVRAYVDYTLDKRATLLALFRGKVDACDADPYLLKAAKFHGARVERACPVCKKRSLVELRYTFGDQLGQYSGRIKSDKELAEMEKEFGEFRVYVVEVCRECSWNHLCASFLLGDGIVRKAPRRQRTLEDEDWVKR